The following proteins come from a genomic window of Patescibacteria group bacterium:
- the hisI gene encoding phosphoribosyl-AMP cyclohydrolase, protein MTTEILKKINFEKLAGLIPAIIQDWQTKQVLMLAFMNKDALEKTLETKTTWFWSRTRKELWNKGETSGNFQIVKEIYLDCDNDSLLILVDQKNGKACHTGKISCFFKKI, encoded by the coding sequence ATGACCACCGAAATACTCAAAAAAATCAATTTCGAAAAATTAGCCGGCCTAATTCCTGCTATTATCCAAGACTGGCAAACCAAACAGGTTTTAATGCTGGCTTTTATGAATAAAGATGCTCTAGAAAAAACCTTGGAAACTAAAACTACTTGGTTTTGGAGCCGAACGCGAAAAGAATTATGGAACAAGGGTGAAACATCAGGAAATTTTCAAATTGTCAAAGAAATATATCTTGATTGCGATAACGACAGCCTGTTGATTCTGGTTGATCAAAAAAATGGCAAAGCCTGCCATACCGGCAAAATATCTTGTTTTTTTAAAAAAATATAA
- a CDS encoding phosphoribosyl-ATP diphosphatase, whose protein sequence is MDTIKKLFATIKQRQKYRPKESYTAELFKKGTDEITKKIGEEAIEVIIAGKNKDKEEITYEMADLWYHCLVLLAHSDITPEDIYGELEKRFK, encoded by the coding sequence ATGGACACTATAAAAAAACTATTCGCAACAATCAAACAAAGGCAAAAATATCGGCCAAAAGAATCTTACACAGCCGAATTGTTTAAAAAGGGAACTGATGAAATTACAAAAAAGATAGGTGAGGAAGCCATTGAGGTGATTATTGCCGGAAAAAACAAAGATAAAGAAGAAATCACCTATGAAATGGCTGATCTCTGGTATCATTGCCTGGTTCTTTTGGCGCATTCTGATATTACGCCGGAAGATATCTATGGTGAACTAGAAAAAAGGTTTAAATAA
- a CDS encoding ATP phosphoribosyltransferase, translating into MSLKNNKLKIAIPNKGRLSDASIEILKTIGLDFEVHERQLYSSAENLNIEILYIRAGNIPEYVQDGIADLGITGLDLVKERQSQVQILEKLHFGNGKIIIAVPEKSAIENPKQLENKKIATSYPAIAKKYLENQGINADIIEIEGALEITPALGLSDAIVDLTSTGSTLKMNNLKTIKEIMATEAVLIGNSQSLDQKKQEINNIVLRFESVMTAQRKRYIMMNAPKELLPAIKKVAPGLASPTIMDLAKPGMIAVHSVVDRKNIWETVEKLKKIGASDILVIPIEKMVS; encoded by the coding sequence ATGTCATTGAAAAACAACAAATTAAAAATCGCCATCCCCAACAAGGGACGGCTGTCAGACGCATCAATCGAAATCCTTAAAACCATAGGCCTTGATTTTGAAGTGCATGAACGGCAACTGTATTCTTCAGCCGAAAATCTTAATATTGAAATACTCTATATCAGAGCCGGCAATATTCCGGAATATGTTCAAGATGGAATTGCCGACTTGGGAATCACTGGCCTCGACTTAGTAAAAGAGAGACAAAGCCAAGTTCAAATTCTGGAAAAGCTTCATTTCGGTAATGGTAAGATTATTATTGCTGTACCGGAAAAATCAGCCATTGAAAACCCCAAACAGCTTGAGAACAAAAAAATAGCAACTTCATATCCAGCTATTGCCAAAAAATACCTTGAAAACCAGGGAATAAACGCTGATATTATTGAAATTGAAGGCGCTCTGGAAATCACCCCGGCTCTGGGCCTCTCTGATGCCATTGTAGACCTGACTTCAACCGGCAGTACCCTAAAGATGAACAACCTTAAAACTATTAAAGAAATCATGGCAACAGAGGCAGTGCTTATCGGAAATAGCCAGTCTCTGGACCAGAAGAAACAAGAAATCAATAATATTGTTCTCCGATTTGAAAGCGTGATGACTGCCCAGAGAAAAAGATATATTATGATGAACGCGCCTAAAGAATTGCTCCCAGCGATTAAAAAAGTCGCGCCAGGTCTTGCTTCGCCTACTATTATGGATTTAGCTAAACCCGGAATGATTGCCGTGCATTCTGTAGTTGATAGAAAAAATATTTGGGAAACAGTTGAAAAATTGAAAAAAATCGGGGCTAGCGACATTCTGGTCATACCAATTGAAAAAATGGTCTCTTAA
- a CDS encoding DNA adenine methylase, producing METQGIKYAGSKREILPVLLELIKPLGVRTVFDAFSGTTRVAQAFKMNGYTVYANDVAVWSKVFGECYLLNTKPVKHYQPMIEHLNNIPSKHGWFSEYYGGKPNNGSSVQEDGKKRIWQLHNTMKLDAIRDEIDNITQDNIERSVLLTSLILAMDKVDSSVGHQVSYLKKWAPRSYKTMKMMVPKLILDDREHKVFQKDIFDLVQDIDVDLAYYDPPYGSSNELMPPSRVRYASYYHIWKTICLNDKPNLVGVANRREDVSDRVAGSIFEEFKKNSNGQYIVIEAIKKLINNTNTKYIVLSYNNNGRATFKAILDILKKSEMKCSAIEMDYKKNVMATMTWTNKWLNNTNGNDAKNKEYLFLMQRAEVGEPIPDLEVKTVDIRGLAGLRQPGLGF from the coding sequence ATATGCTGGCTCTAAAAGGGAGATACTTCCCGTGTTGTTAGAATTGATAAAGCCGTTGGGTGTTCGTACTGTTTTTGATGCTTTTTCTGGCACCACTCGTGTAGCCCAAGCTTTCAAAATGAACGGGTATACAGTTTACGCAAATGATGTAGCTGTTTGGTCTAAAGTTTTTGGGGAATGTTATTTGTTAAACACAAAGCCCGTAAAACATTACCAACCCATGATAGAGCATCTTAATAACATACCCAGTAAACATGGTTGGTTTTCGGAGTATTATGGCGGAAAGCCAAATAACGGGAGCTCTGTTCAAGAAGATGGAAAAAAGAGAATATGGCAGTTGCACAATACAATGAAACTGGATGCAATAAGGGATGAGATCGATAATATCACACAAGACAATATAGAGCGTTCAGTTTTGCTTACGAGCTTAATTTTAGCGATGGATAAAGTTGACAGTTCGGTGGGTCATCAGGTTTCTTATTTAAAAAAATGGGCACCCAGATCGTACAAAACAATGAAAATGATGGTTCCAAAGTTAATTTTGGATGATAGAGAGCATAAAGTTTTTCAAAAAGATATCTTTGATTTAGTGCAGGATATAGATGTTGATTTAGCGTACTATGACCCGCCATACGGCTCTTCCAACGAACTGATGCCTCCCTCAAGGGTGCGTTATGCTTCTTATTATCATATTTGGAAAACCATATGTCTAAATGATAAACCAAATTTGGTGGGGGTGGCTAACAGGCGCGAGGATGTTAGCGATAGAGTGGCAGGATCTATTTTTGAGGAATTCAAAAAAAATTCCAACGGACAATATATTGTCATCGAGGCAATAAAAAAATTGATAAATAACACAAATACAAAATATATTGTTTTATCGTATAACAATAATGGCAGAGCAACATTTAAAGCAATTTTGGACATTCTAAAAAAATCAGAAATGAAGTGTAGCGCGATAGAGATGGATTATAAAAAAAATGTGATGGCTACTATGACCTGGACTAACAAGTGGCTTAATAATACAAATGGCAATGATGCCAAGAATAAAGAATATTTGTTTTTAATGCAGAGGGCGGAGGTAGGTGAGCCGATTCCTGATTTGGAAGTAAAAACGGTGGATATTCGGGGGCTGGCGGGTTTGAGACAGCCAGGTTTGGGTTTTTGA